In Zea mays cultivar B73 chromosome 7, Zm-B73-REFERENCE-NAM-5.0, whole genome shotgun sequence, the following proteins share a genomic window:
- the LOC100278049 gene encoding Protein G1 has protein sequence MSTSGARSWSPPPRPSRYESQKRRDWQTFTRYLGAHRPPLELCRCSGAHVLEFLRYLDRFGKTRVHAPSCAAYGGGGGGRPVEAAVACQCPLRQAWGSLDALVGRLRAAFEERHGARGIWTSSQQPDGGVGVGVGGGDGANPFAARAVRLYLRDVRDAQSRARGISYSRKKKKRSKQQDGAAAAGCARPPVTSVTLMPAAALPHAPPPPCPPPPLPPPYCLTGVPFEFCDYGSVLGGVTANGAPGFYLPSLFNTFG, from the coding sequence ATGTCGACGAGCGGCGCGAGGTCGTggtcgccgccgccgcggccgaGCCGGTACGAGTCGCAGAAGCGGCGGGACTGGCAGACCTTCACGCGGTACCTGGGCGCGCACCGCCCGCCGCTGGAGCTGTGCCGCTGCAGCGGCGCGCACGTGCTCGAGTTCCTGCGCTACCTCGACCGCTTCGGCAAGACGCGCGTTCACGCGCCGTCCTGCGCGGcgtacggcggcggcggcggcggacggCCGGTGGAGGCCGCCGTGGCGTGCCAGTGCCCGCTGCGCCAGGCGTGGGGCAGCCTCGACGCGCTCGTCGGCCGCCTCCGCGCCGCTTTCGAGGAGCGCCACGGCGCGCGTGGGATCTGGACGTCGTCGCAACAGCCCGACGGCGGCGTTGGCGTCGGCGTCGGTGGCGGCGACGGCGCCAACCCCTTCGCCGCGCGCGCCGTCAGGCTGTACCTGCGCGACGTCCGCGACGCGCAGTCCAGGGCGCGCGGCATCTCCTAcagcaggaagaagaagaagaggagcaAGCAGCAGGACGGCGCCGCCGCAGCCGGGTGCGCCCGCCCGCCCGTGACCAGCGTGACGTTAATGCCTGCTGCTGCTCTGCCGCACGCACCGCCTCCACCAtgtccgccgccgccgctgccgccgccgtacTGCCTCACCGGTGTGCCCTTCGAGTTCTGTGACTATGGCAGCGTCCTCGGAGGAGTTACCGCCAACGGTGCGCCTGGCTTCTACTTGCCATCGCTGTTCAACACCTTCGGCTAG